From Leopardus geoffroyi isolate Oge1 chromosome B4, O.geoffroyi_Oge1_pat1.0, whole genome shotgun sequence, a single genomic window includes:
- the MRPL51 gene encoding 39S ribosomal protein L51, mitochondrial: MAGSLSLGAGRVLWGRAPLSCRSFSLGIPGMFHVRLTLPPPKVVDRWNEKRAMFGVYDNIGILGDFEMHPKELIRGPRWLRGWKGNELQRCIRKKKMVGNRMFLDDLHNLNKRISYLYKHFNRHGKYR, translated from the exons ATGGCAGGGAGCCTCTCTTTGGGGGCAGGCAGGGTCCTATGGGGCCGGGCGCCCCTATCCTGCAGAAGCTTCTCTCTGG GTATTCCTGGAATGTTCCACGTAAGGCTCACCCTCCCGCCTCCCAAAGTGGTTGATCGTTGGAACGAGAAGAGGGCTATGTTCGGGGTGTATGACAACATCGGGATCCTGG GAGACTTTGAAATGCACCCCAAAGAACTGATCAGGGGCCCCAGATGGCTTAGAGGCTGGAAGGGGAATGAATTGCAACGTTGTATCCGAAAGAAGAAAATGGTTGGAAATCGAATGTTCCTTGATGACCTGCACAACCTTAACAAACGCATCAGCTATCTCTACAAACACTTTAACAGACATGGAAAGTACCGGTAG
- the NCAPD2 gene encoding condensin complex subunit 1 produces MCPQLYEFHLPLAPEELLKSGGVNQYVVQEVLSIRHLPSQLRAFQAAFRAQGPLAMLEHFDTVYSILHHFRSIDPGLKEDTLEFLMKVVSRHSQELPTVLDDAALSVSDRSAHLNALKMNCYALIRLVESFETMSSQTSLMDLDLGKGKKTRAKAAHGFDWEEERQPILQLLTQLLQLDIRHLWNHSIIEEEFVSLVTGCCYRLLENPTISHQKNRPTREAITRLLGVALTRYNHMLSATVKIIQMLQHFEHLAPVLVAAVSLWATDYGMKSIVGEIVREIGQKCPQELSRDPSGAKGFAAFLTELAEHIPAILMSSMCILLDHLDGESYMMRNAVLAAMAEMVLQVLNGDQLEEAARDTRDQFLDTLQAHGHDVNSFVRSRVLQLFTRIVQQKALPLTRFQAVVALAVGRLADKSVLVCKNAIQLLASFLANNPFSCKLSDTDLAGPLQKETQKLQEMRAQRLTAAASAVLDPEEEWEAMLPELRSTLRQLLKLPQEEEEIPVVIASTETTEDVKERIHQLLAKASYEQAIILTREAIGHFQESEPFSHVDPEESEETRFLNLLGTIFKGPAASTQENAQGSAGNMGPGQTDSKDKPSVSEPVKSRESDELVKQEMLVQYLQDAYSFSLKITEAISIISKMMYENTTTVVQEVIEFFVMVFQFGVPQALFGVRRMLPLIWSKEPGIREAVLNAYRQLYLSPRGDSARAKAQTLIQNLSLLLVDASVGTIQCLEEILCEFVQKDELKPAVTQLLWERATEKVPCSPLERCSSVMLLGMMARGKPEIVGSNLDTLVSIGLDEKFPQDYRLAQQVCHAIANISDRRKPSLSKRHPPFRLPQQHRLFERLQEVVTKGFVHPDPLWIPFKEVAVTLIYQLAEGPEVICAQILQGCAKQALEKLGEKSATQEVPKDTPMLPTFLLMNLLSLAGDVALQQLVHLEQAVSGELCRRRVLREEQEQKTKDPKEKNTSSDTTIEEEMGLAGAAADDPEAELIRSICEKELLDGKQILAAFVPLLLKVCNNPGLYSNPELSAAASLALGKFCMISATFCDSQLRLLFTMLEKSSLPIVRSNLMVAAGDLAIRFPNLVDPWTPHLYARLRDPAQQVRRTAGLVMTHLILKDMVKVKGQVSEMAVLLIDPVPQIAALAKNFFNELSHKGNAIYNLLPDIISRLSDPEGGVEEEPFHTIMKQLLSYITKDKQTESLVEKLCQRFRTARTERQYRDLAYCVSQLPLTERGLRRMLDNFDCFGDKLSDESIFSAFLSVVGKLRRGAKPEGKAVIDEFEQKLRVCHTRGLDAVEDLEVGQGGSQRAPSAKKPSTVSKRHQRLASAASSDGDFVTPEPHHTARRHPNTQQRVSKKKPRIVFSSDESSEEELSAEMTEDETPKKTTPIRRAPPRRHRP; encoded by the exons ATGTGTCCCCAGCTGTATGAGTTCCATCTGCCTTTAGCCCCAGAGGAATTGTTGAAAAGTGGAGGAGTGAATCAGTATGTAGTGCAAGAGGTACTGTCCATCCGACATCTTCCATCACAGCTTAGAG CATTTCAGGCTGCCTTCCGAGCTCAGGGGCCCCTGGCAATGCTGGAGCACTTTGATACTGTCTACAGCATTCTACA TCACTTTCGAAGTATAGATCCTGGCCTCAAGGAAGATACTCTGGAATTCCTGATGAAAG TGGTATCCCGTCATTCCCAGGAACTTCCCACTGTCCTGGATGATGCAGCTCTGAGTGTGTCAGATAGGAGCGCCCACCTAAATGCCCTCAAAATGAACTGCTATGCTCTGATACGCCTCGTGGAATCCTTTGAGACCATGAGCAGCCAGACAAGCCTCATGGACCTGGACCTTGGGAAG GGGAAGAAAACCCGGGCCAAGGCCGCCCACGGCTTTGACTGGGAAGAAGAGAGGCAACCAATTCTTCAGCTTCTAACACAGCTGCTCCAGCTGGACATTCGTCACCTGTGGAACCACTCAATAATTGAAGAGGAATTTGTCAG tTTGGTTACTGGCTGCTGCTACCGCCTCCTGGAGAACCCCACCATTAGTCACCAGAAGAACCGCCCCACCCGGGAAGCTATAACACGCCTGCTTGGTGTCGCCTTGACACGTTATAATCATATGCTCA GTGCCACTGTGAAGATCATCCAGATGCTGCAGCACTTTGAACACCTGGCACCAGTACTGGTAGCGGCTGTGAGTCTGTGGGCAACTGATTATGGAATGAAGAGCATCGTGGGAGAGATTGTAAG AGAGATTGGACAGAAGTGTCCCCAGGAGCTGAGTCGGGACCCCTCAGGGGCAAAGGGCTTTGCAGCTTTTCTGACAGAACTAGCAGAACACATCCCAGCCATCCTGATGTCCAGCATGTGCATTTTGCTGGATCATCTGGATGGAGAG AGTTACATGATGCGCAATGCTGTGCTGGCAGCTATGGCGGAGATGGTCCTGCAGGTTCTGAATGGTGATCAACTGGAGGAAGCAGCCCGAGACACCAGAGACCAGTTCTTGGACACCTTGCAAGCCCATGGCCACGACGTAAACTCCTTTGTGCGGAGCCGTGTTTTGCAGCTCTTTACCCGAATCGTCCAGCAGAAG GCTCTCCCCTTGACACGTTTCCAAGCAGTGGTGGCCCTAGCAGTGGGACGTCTGGCAGACAAGTCAGTGCTAGTATGTAAAAATGCCATTCAGCTGCTGGCCAGTTTTCTTGCCAATAATCCCTTTTCCTGCAAG CTTAGTGACACTGACCTTGCTGGACCACTGCAGAAGGAAACCCAGAAATTACAAGAGATGAGGGCCCAGAGGCTAACTGCAGCTGCTT CTGCAGTGCTGGACCCAGAGGAGGAGTGGGAAGCCATGCTGCCAGAGTTGAGGTCTACCCTGCGGCAGCTGCTAAAGCTtccccaggaggaagaggagattcCTGTGGTGATTGCTAGTACAGAGACCACCGAAGACGTGAAAGAACGCATCCATCAGTTGCTTGCCAAGGCTAGTTACGA GCAGGCCATCATTCTCACTCGAGAAGCCATAGGCCACTTCCAGGAGTCTGAGCCTTTCAGTCATGTGGACCCAGAGGAGTCAGAGGAGACCAGGTTCCTGAATCTCTTGGGGACTATTTTCAaag GCCCAGCAGCTTCCACACAGGAGAATGCCCAGGGTTCTGCAGGGAACATGGGCCCAGGACAGACAGACAGTAAAGACAAGCCCAGTGTGTCAGAGCCTGTGAAATCCAGGGAAAGCGATGAGCTGGTGAAGCAGGAGATGCTGGTGCAGTATCTGCAGGACGCCTACAGCTTCTCTCTGAAGATTACAGAGGCCATTAGCATCATCAGCAAGATGATGTATGAAAACACAACTACAG TGGTGCAGGAGGTGATTGAATTCTTTGTGATGGTGTTCCAATTTGGGGTACCTCAGGCCCTGTTCGGGGTGCGCCGCATGCTCCCTCTCATCTGGTCTAAGGAGCCTGGCATCCGGGAAGCTGTGCTTAATGCCTACCGCCAGCTTTACCTCAGCCCCAGAGGGGACTCTGCCAG AGCCAAAGCCCAGACTTTGATTCAGAATCTCTCTTTGCTACTAGTGGATGCCTCAGTTGGGACTATCCAGTGTCTTGAGGAAATT cTCTGTGAGTTTGTGCAGAAGGATGAATTGAAACCGGCAGTGACCCAGCTGCTGTGGGAGCGGGCGACCGAGAAGGTCCCCTGCTCTCCTCTGGAGCGCTGTTCCTCTGTCATGCTTCTTGGGATGATGGCACG AGGAAAACCAGAAATCGTGGGAAGCAACTTAGACACACTGGTGAGCATAGGACTGGATGAGAAGTTTCCACAGGACTACAGGTTGGCCCAGCAGGTGTGCCATGCCATTGCCAACATCTCTGACAGGAGAAAG CCTTCTCTGAGCAAACGTCACCCTCCCTTCCGGCTGCCTCAGCAACATAGGTTGTTTGAGCGACTGCAAGAGGTGGTCACAAAAG GCTTTGTCCACCCAGACCCACTCTGGATCCCATTCAAAGAGGTGGCAGTGACCCTCATTTACCAGCTGGCAGAGGGCCCCGAGGTGATCTGTGCCCAGATATTGCAGGGCTGTGCGAAGCAGGCCCTGGAGAAGCTGGGGGAGAAGAGCGCCACCCAGGAGGTCCCGA AGGACACCCCCATGCTCCCCACTTTCCTGTTGATGAACCTGCTGTCCCTGGCCGGAGATGTGGCTCTGCAGCAGCTGGTGCACTTGGAACAGGCAGTGAGCGGGGAGCTCTGTCGGCGCCGGGTTCTTCGGGAAGAGCAGGAGCAGAAGACTAAGGATCCAAAGGAGAAG AACACAAGCTCTGACACCACCATAGAGGAGGAGATGGGGCTGGCGGGCGCTGCCGCCGATGATCCAGAGGCAGAACTCATCCGCAGCATCTGTGAGAAGGAGCTGTTAGATG GCAAACAGATCCTGGCTGCCTTTGTTCCACTTCTGCTTAAAGTCTGCAACAACCCGGGCCTCTACAGCAACCCAGAGCTCTCTGCAGCCGCTTCACTTGCCCTTGGCAAGTTCTGCATGATCAG TGCCACTTTCTGCGACTCCCAGCTTCGCCTGCTGTTCACCATGCTGGAAAAGTCCTCGCTCCCCATTGTCCGGTCTAACCTCATGGTTGCTGCTGGGGATCTGGCCATCCGCTTCCCTAACCTGGTGGACCCCTGGACACCTCATCTGTATGCTCG GCTCCGGGACCCAGCTCAGCAGGTGCGGAGAACAGCAGGGCTGGTGATGACCCACCTGATTCTAAAGGACATGGTGAAGGTGAAGGGGCAGGTGAGCGAGATGGCTGTGCTGCTCATCGACCCCGTGCCTCAGATCGCTGCCCTGGCCAAGAACTTCTTCAATGAGCTTTCCCACAAG ggCAATGCGATCTATAATCTCCTTCCAGATATCATCAGCCGCCTGTCAGACCccgagggaggggtggaggaagagcCTTTCCACACCATCATGAA GCAGCTCCTCTCCTACATCACCAAGGACAAGCAGACGGAGAGCCTGGTGGAGAAGCTGTGTCAGCGCTTCCGCACTGCCCG GACCGAGCGCCAGTATCGGGACCTGGCCTACTGTGTGTCACAGCTGCCCCTCACAGAGCGAGGCCTCCGCAGGATGCTGGACAATTTTGACTGCTTTGGGGACAAACTGTCGGATGAGTCCATCTTTAGTGCTTTTTTGTCAGTTGTGGGCAAACTTCGACGCGGAGCCAAGCCCGAGGGCAAG GCTGTAATAGATGAATTTGAGCAGAAGCTTCGGGTCTGCCACACCAGAGGGCTGGATGCGGTGGAAGACCTTGAGGTTGGCCAGGGGGGTAGCCAGAGAGCCCCATCAGCCAAGAAACCATCCACTG TCTCCAAGAGGCACCAGCGTCTGGCTTCTGCAGCCTCATCAGACGGTGACTTTGTCACCCCTGAGCCCCACCACACTGCCCGTCGGCATCCAAACACCCAACAGCGAGTTTCGAAAAAGAAACCCAGAATTGTCTTCTCGAGTGATGAGTCCAGCGAGGAAG AGCTTTCAGCAGAGATGACGGAAGACGAGACACCCAAGAAAACAACCCCCATCCGCCGAGCACCTCCTCGAAGGCACAGGCCCTAG